Proteins found in one Roseofilum reptotaenium CS-1145 genomic segment:
- a CDS encoding DUF433 domain-containing protein — protein MMQEYQQLIVSDPQIMMGKPTIRGTRITVELILESFAAGETQEQLLQAYPRLDRQSILAALAFAAEALKADVVYPVLDVAS, from the coding sequence ATGATGCAGGAATACCAACAACTCATTGTTTCCGATCCTCAAATTATGATGGGAAAACCAACGATTCGGGGAACTCGCATTACAGTGGAATTGATTCTAGAAAGTTTTGCTGCTGGCGAAACTCAGGAGCAACTTTTGCAAGCTTATCCTAGACTCGATCGCCAATCTATCCTTGCAGCGCTTGCCTTTGCTGCTGAAGCCTTAAAAGCGGATGTGGTGTATCCAGTTTTGGATGTTGCTTCGTGA